In Silvanigrella paludirubra, one DNA window encodes the following:
- the uvrC gene encoding excinuclease ABC subunit UvrC: MNLDTHQKRNTAARLKFLREKLSQVPQKPGVYLHKGYDGEILYVGKAKNLISRLKSYFTGLENHTPKTRALVAKIYDFEVIVTENEYESLLLENNLIKYNQPNYNILLRDDKTYPYIKIDINEKWPRVTIVRRRKKDGALYFGPFTISGQVQQLMNVINRFFPLVKCSSTVFKTVSRPCNYYDIKRCLAPCKLDVKKEEYHEHLNSVIAILNSKYKDISKKIKEEMLKAAEDMKFEKAALLRDQIKALESLTSNQSVTLDADIELDIFGSYWNEEIVTFYVTNIRDGKVVGGNSYLIRHLTEEPSEEGILDNKKVEQERIFTSFICQFYENKSVPESVLFENAINIISNSTYEMINSFLINKKQENLNIKKTLFYLKRDVYVKSIKHENKNLTNKIKDLIYHSNQNAENKFIEQNKMDENSNQMTMALQNFLKLDSIPSLIECYDISTFQGAETVASQVVFKNAKPFKSGYKKYIIKETVGKADDFASLREVIRRRFKDKEKVIYPDLLILDGGTPQVREVGWVLKSLGLGHLPFIGIAKSRGESNFTSSQIVNSFERLVVPKRNSDGDVLPEEEPETKILKQGSFEFKLVTQLRDEAHRFAITFHRQRRDKSSMKSVLLEIKGLGLKRRKKLIDIYPNLKDILQYPLIEVSEKTNIPLNIIQEIVKKIKDQNS; encoded by the coding sequence ATGAATTTGGATACCCATCAAAAAAGGAACACTGCGGCTCGTTTGAAGTTTCTTCGCGAAAAACTATCTCAAGTCCCTCAAAAGCCAGGGGTCTATTTACATAAAGGATATGATGGCGAAATTCTTTATGTTGGAAAAGCGAAGAATTTGATTTCACGCTTAAAAAGTTATTTTACGGGTCTTGAAAATCATACCCCGAAAACGAGAGCATTGGTAGCTAAGATATATGACTTTGAAGTGATTGTTACAGAAAATGAGTATGAATCGTTATTACTTGAGAATAATTTAATAAAATACAATCAACCAAATTATAATATTTTATTGCGTGATGATAAAACATATCCCTATATAAAAATAGATATAAATGAAAAGTGGCCGAGAGTTACAATAGTAAGAAGAAGAAAAAAAGATGGAGCACTTTATTTTGGTCCATTTACGATTAGTGGCCAAGTTCAGCAGCTTATGAATGTAATAAATCGGTTTTTTCCATTGGTAAAATGCAGTTCGACTGTTTTTAAAACGGTGAGCAGGCCTTGCAATTATTATGATATTAAAAGATGTCTTGCTCCTTGTAAGCTAGACGTTAAGAAAGAAGAATATCATGAGCATTTAAATAGTGTAATCGCCATTTTAAATTCAAAATACAAAGATATTTCAAAAAAAATAAAAGAAGAAATGCTAAAAGCTGCTGAAGATATGAAATTTGAAAAAGCGGCCTTATTAAGGGATCAAATTAAAGCACTTGAATCTTTAACTTCGAATCAATCAGTAACGTTAGATGCTGATATTGAATTAGATATTTTTGGTTCATATTGGAATGAAGAGATTGTTACTTTTTACGTGACGAATATTCGAGATGGAAAAGTGGTTGGAGGAAATTCCTATTTAATACGACATTTAACTGAGGAGCCTTCAGAAGAGGGGATTTTAGATAATAAAAAAGTAGAACAAGAAAGAATTTTTACTTCATTTATTTGTCAATTTTATGAAAATAAATCTGTCCCAGAAAGTGTTTTATTTGAAAATGCAATAAATATTATTTCAAATTCAACTTATGAAATGATAAATTCTTTTTTAATAAACAAAAAGCAAGAAAATTTAAATATTAAAAAAACTTTATTTTATTTAAAAAGAGATGTTTATGTTAAATCAATCAAGCATGAAAATAAAAACTTAACAAATAAAATTAAAGATCTTATTTATCATTCAAATCAAAATGCAGAGAATAAATTTATTGAACAAAATAAAATGGATGAAAATAGTAACCAAATGACAATGGCTTTACAAAATTTTTTAAAGTTAGATTCCATTCCTTCATTAATTGAGTGTTACGATATTTCAACCTTTCAAGGTGCAGAAACCGTTGCTTCTCAAGTTGTATTTAAAAATGCTAAACCTTTTAAAAGCGGTTATAAAAAATATATTATTAAAGAAACAGTTGGAAAAGCAGATGATTTCGCCAGTCTTAGAGAAGTGATACGCCGTCGTTTTAAAGATAAGGAAAAAGTGATTTACCCAGATCTTTTAATTTTAGATGGAGGCACTCCTCAAGTTCGTGAAGTTGGTTGGGTCTTAAAATCGTTAGGTTTAGGGCATTTGCCGTTTATTGGGATTGCTAAATCAAGGGGAGAGTCTAACTTTACATCTTCACAAATTGTAAATTCTTTTGAACGTTTAGTTGTTCCAAAGAGAAATTCGGATGGAGATGTCTTACCTGAAGAAGAGCCCGAAACAAAAATATTAAAACAAGGGTCTTTTGAATTTAAACTTGTGACTCAATTGAGAGATGAAGCGCATCGTTTTGCCATTACGTTTCATAGACAAAGAAGAGATAAATCTTCTATGAAATCCGTATTATTAGAAATAAAAGGGTTGGGACTAAAAAGAAGAAAAAAATTAATAGATATCTATCCTAACTTAAAAGATATTCTGCAATATCCATTAATTGAAGTTTCTGAAAAAACGAATATTCCTTTAAATATAATTCAAGAAATTGTTAAAAAGATAAAAGATCAAAATTCTTAA
- a CDS encoding serine hydrolase domain-containing protein encodes MNIQKKLENIIYKEGKLFGATGLSFTIQSPLLNKGKPQTYNVGLQSLEGSPVTNDSLFQIGSASKTFLSVVMLQLESEEKISLEDPVSKFFPNNYPLWHEIKIKHLLNMTSGIPNFTNDGTEISIKNIHNLDLEISADEILNSIQNNSLLFTTGSYFYYSNTNYVLAKKIIEHVTQNTLSHEISKRIIEKLNLKNTFYINHLPKNEIHINKHNHIMNGYNYYDKEFLGKETINNSLSVASGPGSLVSNSSNLNTFIRSLFSEDNHLLLSPFQIKQMLNFNFYEKEIDSSITMPQKITDHFIEDGYGLGIYTNSLNEFSHSGMTDGFLSEMKYLKETNTSYVYLMNASNEKQEKELISVIEELLALLH; translated from the coding sequence ATGAATATCCAAAAAAAATTAGAAAATATCATTTACAAAGAAGGAAAATTATTTGGTGCTACTGGATTGTCCTTTACAATTCAATCGCCACTTCTTAATAAAGGAAAACCACAAACTTATAATGTAGGTTTACAAAGTTTAGAAGGCTCTCCTGTTACTAATGACAGTTTATTTCAAATAGGAAGTGCTTCAAAAACTTTTTTATCTGTAGTCATGCTACAACTTGAATCCGAAGAAAAAATATCTTTAGAAGACCCCGTTTCAAAATTTTTTCCTAACAATTATCCTTTATGGCATGAAATTAAAATTAAACATTTATTAAATATGACCTCTGGTATTCCCAATTTTACGAATGACGGAACAGAAATTTCAATTAAAAATATTCATAATTTAGACCTAGAAATCTCAGCAGATGAAATATTAAATTCCATTCAAAATAACTCTCTTTTATTTACAACAGGATCTTATTTTTATTATTCTAATACAAATTATGTTTTAGCAAAAAAAATTATTGAACATGTCACTCAAAACACCTTATCCCATGAAATTAGTAAACGAATTATTGAAAAATTAAATTTAAAGAATACTTTCTACATAAATCACTTGCCAAAAAATGAAATCCATATAAATAAACATAACCATATTATGAATGGATATAATTATTACGATAAAGAGTTTTTAGGAAAAGAAACCATAAATAACTCCTTATCTGTCGCAAGTGGACCAGGATCCTTAGTTTCGAATTCATCTAATTTAAATACTTTTATAAGAAGTTTATTTTCTGAAGACAATCATTTGCTATTATCACCTTTTCAAATAAAACAAATGTTAAATTTTAATTTTTATGAAAAGGAAATAGACTCATCAATTACAATGCCTCAAAAAATAACCGATCATTTTATTGAAGATGGTTATGGTTTGGGTATATATACAAATTCTTTAAACGAATTCAGCCATTCTGGTATGACCGATGGTTTTTTATCCGAAATGAAATATTTAAAAGAGACGAATACTTCGTATGTTTATTTAATGAATGCCTCTAATGAAAAACAAGAAAAAGAATTAATTTCTGTAATTGAGGAATTATTAGCCCTGCTGCACTAA
- a CDS encoding thermonuclease family protein, whose protein sequence is MITPQIKNIFRNMLVLNTILFSQAAFADTELKYKVLKCHDGDTCQVLSTDNMKLKIRLIGIDAPEVSNRKNKVNQPYGVESKDFINNLIKGKSVTLKNYATDPFGRSLSEIFLEKLNVNLKMVDSGMAEVYKGKMDKNFDVTPYLEAEKKAKKEKIGIWSLPNYQSPKDFRVTHKN, encoded by the coding sequence ATGATAACTCCACAAATCAAAAATATATTTCGTAACATGTTAGTATTAAATACAATTCTATTTTCACAAGCAGCCTTTGCCGATACGGAATTGAAATACAAAGTTTTAAAATGCCATGATGGGGATACCTGCCAAGTATTAAGTACAGACAATATGAAACTGAAAATTCGACTCATAGGAATTGATGCCCCAGAAGTATCCAATAGAAAAAATAAAGTAAATCAGCCTTACGGTGTAGAGAGTAAAGATTTTATAAATAATTTAATCAAAGGAAAATCAGTTACGTTAAAAAACTATGCTACCGATCCTTTTGGACGCTCCCTCTCTGAAATTTTTCTAGAAAAATTAAATGTCAATTTAAAAATGGTAGATTCCGGTATGGCAGAAGTTTATAAAGGAAAAATGGATAAAAATTTCGATGTCACTCCTTATCTTGAAGCCGAAAAAAAAGCAAAAAAAGAAAAAATAGGAATATGGTCTTTGCCTAATTACCAAAGCCCAAAAGACTTTAGAGTTACTCATAAAAACTGA
- a CDS encoding helical backbone metal receptor, whose protein sequence is MTKSLRIVSLVPSLTESLCDLGLQKYIVGCTNYCISPKSLRKTSTAIGGTKDPNIQKIISLKPTHIVINEEENTSQIRKEIYENEHFKNCQIIDSFPKTGADSIALVKELGNIFECQSIVEPWAKETEELLLKCKSEENNIIECIYFIWRNPWMVAGDKTYISEMLKLVGFQNLILTSNELNKRYPILNETDPILKTCKILFFSTEPYPFKKRHIDDFLQKANLVNVHYLIADGQNLSWYGTRTLNALSYLISLKQQASRLLL, encoded by the coding sequence ATGACAAAATCATTGCGCATTGTTTCTTTAGTGCCAAGTTTAACAGAAAGCCTTTGCGATCTTGGTCTTCAAAAATATATTGTAGGATGCACAAATTATTGTATTTCTCCAAAAAGTTTGCGAAAAACATCAACCGCAATAGGGGGAACAAAAGATCCCAATATTCAAAAAATTATTTCTTTAAAACCAACTCACATTGTCATAAATGAAGAAGAAAATACTTCTCAAATAAGAAAAGAAATTTATGAAAATGAGCATTTTAAAAACTGCCAAATCATAGACTCTTTTCCTAAAACTGGTGCTGACTCCATTGCGCTTGTAAAAGAACTTGGAAACATCTTTGAATGCCAATCTATAGTAGAACCATGGGCAAAAGAAACAGAAGAATTATTATTAAAATGTAAGTCTGAAGAAAACAATATTATAGAATGTATTTATTTTATCTGGCGGAACCCATGGATGGTTGCTGGGGATAAAACATATATCTCTGAAATGTTAAAACTTGTAGGTTTTCAAAATTTAATTTTAACCTCAAACGAGTTAAATAAACGCTACCCAATATTAAATGAAACCGATCCCATTTTAAAAACCTGTAAAATTTTATTTTTCAGTACCGAACCTTATCCCTTTAAAAAAAGACATATTGACGATTTTCTCCAAAAAGCTAATTTAGTAAATGTCCATTATTTAATAGCAGATGGTCAAAATTTAAGTTGGTATGGTACAAGAACTTTAAATGCGTTAAGTTACTTAATTAGCTTAAAACAACAAGCTTCTCGTTTATTATTATAG
- a CDS encoding tyrosine-type recombinase/integrase, translating into MDGNFVNHQSVVSEIINKDFFYPETFAFSKLSPLLIRFLNQLKKSGKSINTISAYRNDLSLFCEFLIEKQISPDNYSYPAQENWLHFLKENGRHSQSSMRRAQMSVRTFIHFLVSEKIITNSPFLDIKSPKQPAPALLTVTHEKYLSLCRTLKQLAINKDEKAIRDWTLILILGECGLKASEASNLTWGDVWPELEEPTSENSIAGCLKVTGNNERLVPYNLEVSRALNMLKETREQMSLSTSLDSKLFFGYLNVSRKTRTNFLHRHGIKFVIYEVCTEILGIPYNSESLRNHAILRWLSKGMDNEKVANLAGYSSLNSLERFLNSKERKKVSTRKTKSTK; encoded by the coding sequence ATGGACGGAAATTTTGTCAACCATCAGTCTGTTGTGTCTGAGATTATTAACAAAGATTTTTTTTATCCGGAAACTTTTGCATTTTCTAAGTTATCACCACTACTGATTAGATTTTTAAATCAATTAAAAAAATCTGGCAAATCGATAAACACAATTAGCGCATATAGAAATGACTTATCATTATTTTGTGAGTTTTTAATAGAGAAACAAATTAGTCCTGATAATTATTCTTATCCTGCTCAAGAAAATTGGCTTCATTTTTTAAAAGAAAATGGAAGACATTCTCAATCTAGCATGCGCCGCGCACAAATGAGTGTGCGCACTTTTATTCACTTTTTAGTTTCTGAAAAAATAATAACCAATTCACCTTTTTTAGATATTAAATCACCAAAACAACCAGCTCCTGCATTATTAACAGTGACTCATGAAAAATATTTAAGCCTTTGTCGAACACTAAAGCAACTTGCCATAAACAAAGATGAAAAAGCAATTCGTGATTGGACACTGATCTTAATTTTAGGTGAGTGTGGCTTAAAGGCATCGGAAGCTTCTAACTTAACATGGGGAGACGTTTGGCCTGAATTAGAAGAACCAACATCAGAAAATTCTATTGCAGGATGTTTAAAAGTTACTGGAAATAATGAAAGACTTGTTCCTTATAACCTTGAAGTTTCAAGAGCACTAAATATGCTTAAAGAAACTAGAGAACAAATGTCCTTATCCACATCTCTCGATTCAAAATTATTTTTTGGTTACTTAAATGTAAGTAGAAAAACAAGAACTAATTTTCTTCACAGACATGGAATTAAATTTGTTATTTATGAAGTGTGCACAGAAATTCTAGGAATTCCTTACAACTCAGAAAGTTTAAGAAATCATGCCATTCTTAGATGGTTATCAAAAGGAATGGATAATGAAAAAGTAGCAAATTTAGCAGGCTACTCTTCTTTAAACTCACTTGAACGTTTTTTAAATAGTAAAGAAAGAAAAAAAGTAAGTACAAGAAAAACAAAATCCACTAAATAA
- the ribD gene encoding bifunctional diaminohydroxyphosphoribosylaminopyrimidine deaminase/5-amino-6-(5-phosphoribosylamino)uracil reductase RibD, translated as MSFSLKKGFTFGGWLPHLFPNMENIYPPLDTTISHSDEYWLFRTFLESMKNASISNPNPSVGCLIVKNNNIISSGCTESWGNRHAERVAFQNISAEDLKNSSVYITLEPCTHQGRQPPCSELFKNKDIGKVVVGCIDPNPVVSNQGIQSLINLGIGQTNFFLSNEIKAWNYPFFIQQQKNKLFIALKWAQSLDGCLADDNDGWQWISGEQSRTYAHWLRQKYDAIMVGIGTVLNDFPSLDIRNLNHINQRNPLKMIYDPEGKIFSCNEEQQKKLLQKTLQKGSHKIFIVDKNIFEKFRNSKQISIWQKNLLENNEIEFINYQGENKLNTAEYIIECLNENNSKILNFLGRPLQSIMIEGGHRLLSSFIQENHFDIMHIFTAPFFLGGEKHKLFSKVKRSYQDYSIKEVKNETRYHIAAQALLGEDNLLEIIKK; from the coding sequence ATGTCTTTTAGCCTAAAAAAAGGATTTACATTTGGGGGATGGCTTCCTCATTTATTCCCAAATATGGAAAATATTTATCCCCCTTTGGACACAACTATTTCTCATAGTGATGAATATTGGCTATTTCGTACTTTTCTTGAAAGCATGAAAAATGCAAGTATTTCAAATCCAAATCCTTCTGTAGGCTGCCTCATCGTTAAAAATAACAATATAATTTCATCTGGTTGCACAGAATCTTGGGGTAATAGACATGCAGAACGTGTGGCTTTCCAAAATATATCTGCTGAAGACCTAAAAAATAGCAGTGTTTATATCACTTTAGAACCCTGCACTCACCAGGGAAGACAACCACCCTGCAGCGAACTTTTTAAAAATAAAGATATTGGAAAAGTAGTCGTGGGCTGCATAGACCCCAATCCCGTTGTTTCCAATCAAGGAATTCAATCCTTAATAAATTTAGGGATTGGACAAACTAATTTTTTTCTTTCAAATGAAATAAAAGCTTGGAATTATCCTTTTTTTATTCAGCAGCAAAAAAATAAATTATTTATTGCTTTAAAATGGGCTCAATCACTTGATGGTTGCCTAGCCGATGACAATGACGGCTGGCAGTGGATTTCAGGTGAGCAGTCTCGCACCTATGCTCATTGGCTTAGACAAAAATATGATGCCATTATGGTTGGAATTGGTACAGTTTTAAATGATTTTCCTTCATTAGATATAAGAAATCTAAATCATATAAATCAAAGAAATCCTCTTAAAATGATTTATGATCCTGAAGGAAAAATATTTTCATGCAATGAAGAGCAACAAAAAAAGCTCCTCCAAAAAACATTACAGAAAGGATCTCACAAAATTTTTATTGTGGATAAAAATATTTTTGAAAAATTTCGAAATTCAAAACAGATTTCTATTTGGCAAAAAAATCTTTTAGAGAATAATGAAATTGAATTTATTAACTATCAAGGAGAAAATAAACTTAATACAGCAGAGTATATTATAGAATGTTTAAACGAAAATAACTCTAAAATACTAAATTTTCTAGGAAGACCTTTACAAAGTATCATGATAGAAGGTGGCCATAGATTATTAAGTTCGTTTATCCAAGAAAATCATTTTGATATCATGCATATTTTTACTGCGCCCTTTTTTTTGGGTGGAGAAAAACATAAACTTTTTTCAAAAGTAAAACGATCTTATCAAGACTATTCCATAAAAGAAGTTAAAAATGAAACTAGGTATCATATTGCAGCACAGGCTCTTTTAGGTGAAGATAATTTATTAGAGATCATAAAAAAATAA
- the rpsO gene encoding 30S ribosomal protein S15: MQITVEQRAEIIAKFRTHESDTGSTEVQIALLTARINQLTEHFRVHAKDYAGRRGLLALVSQRRSLLDYLKRKNESGYQKLIAELSIRR, translated from the coding sequence ATGCAAATTACTGTTGAACAACGCGCAGAAATCATAGCAAAATTTCGTACACATGAATCAGATACAGGCTCTACAGAAGTTCAAATAGCTCTTCTAACAGCTCGCATCAATCAGTTAACAGAACACTTTCGCGTACATGCTAAAGATTATGCAGGTCGTCGTGGCTTGTTAGCATTAGTTAGCCAACGCCGTAGTCTTCTTGATTACTTAAAACGTAAAAACGAATCTGGATACCAAAAACTCATCGCTGAGTTAAGCATCCGCCGCTAA
- a CDS encoding beta-propeller fold lactonase family protein has protein sequence MNARLATILLLGFVVGCSKSGGSGGGSNSSGDVISSNQQPTPLDIQKRTYVYLVNRDKSTVSRCVMDPSNGGLNQCITTGNGLNDPIGISVNNDFAYIANNKKWSTGGTISVCQIDKTDATLNNCTEDNPDKTTFNNVAGVTNYNNYLYVTNYNGAITKCALSSNGSYNSCKVVNTGVKSIGIAIANKLAYVTNYDNNIVNKCIINDADGSIGTCSANKFSFLKPNGIYFSNNIVYVASEGDSKVYKCNVTPDGEFDNCSATGADNYFSPRSINLINGFAYITSISSGKVTICKVKSSDNNLNDCNQFRDESFGNFQEGSASYVIATSSTVKAAYAYVSANSLNKIFYCNVNLATNALSGCKEAGSGFNSPSALLINGNNLYIGNKNNGNITKCLIGADYNLSGCNVLSTNAGYSDSHDIKIVGKYLYLTSYFNNKIGKCVFNDVDGSISGCVTTGDDIVHPDSIEFKGSKAYISMGDGRHGASVCNVDPTTGNISGCVRSTAFGSGWSPTLIDIINITNGPSYIYIPNEDKYLSRCVIAANGDLSDCKDSEAGISNPYQVKYFNGKLYVMSRNLGTLSSCEVNIQTGTLSNCVRSLQDTPPAGNGSKLHGFAVSVFPNK, from the coding sequence ATGAATGCTCGTTTAGCAACAATTCTACTTTTAGGATTTGTTGTTGGTTGTAGTAAAAGTGGCGGTTCTGGGGGGGGATCAAATTCAAGTGGGGATGTTATTTCTAGTAATCAACAACCTACTCCTTTAGATATTCAAAAAAGAACTTATGTTTATTTAGTTAATAGAGATAAAAGTACAGTAAGTAGATGTGTTATGGATCCAAGTAATGGTGGATTAAACCAATGTATTACTACTGGAAATGGATTAAATGATCCTATAGGTATTTCTGTAAATAATGATTTTGCTTATATTGCAAATAATAAAAAATGGAGTACTGGTGGTACAATTAGTGTATGCCAAATTGACAAAACAGATGCTACTTTAAACAACTGTACAGAAGATAATCCAGATAAAACAACATTTAATAATGTAGCTGGAGTTACAAATTATAACAATTATTTGTATGTTACTAATTACAATGGTGCTATAACTAAATGTGCATTAAGTAGTAATGGTAGTTATAATTCTTGTAAAGTTGTTAATACAGGTGTTAAATCAATTGGTATAGCAATTGCAAATAAATTAGCTTATGTTACAAATTATGATAATAATATTGTAAATAAATGCATTATCAATGATGCAGATGGTTCTATTGGAACATGTTCTGCAAACAAATTTTCTTTTTTAAAACCAAATGGTATTTATTTTAGTAATAACATTGTTTATGTTGCTTCAGAAGGTGATAGCAAAGTTTATAAATGTAATGTTACGCCAGATGGAGAATTTGACAATTGTAGTGCAACTGGTGCAGATAATTATTTTTCACCAAGATCAATTAATTTAATTAATGGATTTGCTTATATTACAAGTATTTCATCTGGTAAAGTTACAATTTGTAAAGTAAAAAGTTCTGATAACAATTTAAATGATTGTAATCAATTTAGAGATGAAAGCTTTGGTAATTTTCAAGAAGGCTCTGCTTCTTATGTAATAGCTACTTCTAGTACAGTAAAAGCAGCATATGCATATGTTTCTGCTAATAGCTTAAATAAAATATTTTATTGCAACGTTAATTTAGCTACAAATGCTCTAAGTGGTTGTAAAGAAGCAGGAAGCGGTTTTAATTCTCCTTCTGCATTACTTATTAATGGAAATAATCTTTACATTGGAAATAAAAATAATGGTAATATTACAAAATGTTTAATTGGTGCTGATTACAATTTATCAGGATGTAATGTTCTTTCAACAAATGCTGGATACAGTGATAGCCATGATATAAAAATTGTTGGTAAATATTTATACTTAACAAGTTACTTTAATAATAAAATTGGAAAGTGTGTATTCAACGATGTTGATGGTTCTATTTCTGGTTGTGTGACAACTGGTGATGATATTGTACACCCAGATTCAATTGAATTTAAAGGCTCCAAAGCTTACATTTCAATGGGAGATGGGCGTCATGGTGCTTCTGTATGTAATGTAGATCCTACTACAGGTAACATTAGCGGTTGTGTTAGATCTACAGCTTTTGGCTCTGGATGGTCTCCAACTTTAATTGATATTATTAATATCACAAATGGCCCTTCTTACATTTATATTCCAAATGAAGATAAATATCTTTCTCGCTGTGTAATTGCTGCAAATGGTGACTTATCAGATTGCAAAGACTCCGAAGCGGGCATATCTAACCCTTACCAAGTAAAATATTTTAATGGTAAATTGTATGTTATGAGTAGAAATTTAGGTACTTTATCAAGTTGTGAAGTTAATATTCAAACTGGTACTTTATCTAATTGTGTAAGATCCTTGCAAGATACTCCTCCTGCTGGAAATGGCTCTAAACTTCATGGATTTGCAGTTAGCGTTTTTCCAAATAAATAA
- a CDS encoding phospholipase D-like domain-containing protein: MKLKLIFILICLLFNTFLFSQTRRVSPNVGRINPETSGGEHILSYDFINNLKYKFYNDSPNWPGLIGMIPLNNWSRNINDNSINIWRTPLDKNYPTRSFVDYVENSIARAESVVYISTLWFTPGNSMEEALKRAISYLNQKSYQKQQPIRVRIIFSMFNASPIPTKNATQKVIDYLIPDEISPYLDLSVICYRNPIAFNHSKIIAVDSNQLITGGMNFPDKDYDDLENPVNDLSIEFNLPYIADLGRIYLSKLALETKIGDEFSINSIACTNTEKINCNVSDRWYELSNPAFNIFNINSILQSYNTDYILGAGKMMNAKEYGDAEVSTDSIISLMDSARYEINISQQSIRNIAPASTDIQHATCAALGRALMKGVKVNIILSSYSGQGVPFLGYAESSLSDSSTEKCIIRNAKDFYNLDVRGALGNLNILRVARWFNYTGYKYGTAKNHVKLIMVDDQMAYIGSENLYYNNHSEFGVIINSRLLMMKLKREYWTPTYGKSYSNYQSDSN, translated from the coding sequence ATGAAACTAAAACTTATCTTTATTTTAATATGCTTATTATTTAATACCTTTCTTTTTTCACAAACACGAAGAGTAAGCCCAAATGTAGGAAGAATAAATCCTGAAACAAGTGGCGGTGAACACATTTTATCTTATGACTTTATTAATAACTTAAAATATAAGTTTTATAATGATAGTCCTAATTGGCCAGGATTAATTGGTATGATACCTCTAAATAATTGGAGTAGAAATATCAATGACAATTCTATTAATATTTGGCGAACTCCATTAGATAAAAATTATCCTACAAGAAGTTTTGTAGATTATGTTGAAAACTCTATTGCCCGTGCTGAATCTGTTGTCTATATTTCTACATTATGGTTTACACCAGGAAATTCAATGGAAGAGGCTTTAAAAAGGGCGATTTCCTATTTAAATCAAAAATCTTATCAAAAGCAGCAGCCTATTAGAGTACGTATTATTTTTAGTATGTTTAATGCTTCTCCTATACCAACTAAAAATGCAACTCAAAAAGTGATTGATTATTTAATACCTGACGAAATTTCTCCTTATCTTGATCTTAGTGTTATCTGTTACCGTAACCCAATTGCATTTAATCATTCTAAAATAATTGCAGTAGATTCTAATCAATTGATAACAGGTGGCATGAATTTTCCTGATAAAGACTATGATGATTTAGAGAATCCTGTGAATGATTTGTCGATTGAATTTAATCTTCCTTACATTGCAGATCTTGGAAGAATTTATTTAAGTAAACTAGCTCTCGAAACTAAAATTGGAGATGAGTTCAGTATAAATAGCATTGCTTGTACAAACACAGAAAAAATAAATTGTAATGTCTCAGACCGTTGGTATGAATTAAGTAACCCGGCTTTTAATATTTTTAATATAAATTCTATTCTTCAAAGTTATAATACAGATTATATTTTAGGCGCTGGTAAAATGATGAATGCGAAAGAATATGGTGATGCAGAAGTCTCTACGGATTCTATTATTTCTCTAATGGACAGTGCAAGGTATGAAATTAATATTTCACAACAAAGTATTCGTAATATAGCACCAGCAAGTACAGATATTCAGCATGCTACTTGTGCTGCATTAGGAAGGGCTTTAATGAAGGGGGTTAAAGTAAATATTATTCTTTCATCTTACAGCGGTCAGGGAGTCCCTTTTTTAGGATATGCTGAGTCTTCTTTAAGTGATTCTAGTACAGAAAAATGTATTATTCGAAATGCGAAGGATTTTTATAATTTAGATGTAAGAGGCGCTTTAGGAAATTTAAATATATTAAGAGTGGCTCGCTGGTTTAACTACACAGGATATAAATATGGTACAGCTAAGAATCATGTTAAACTTATTATGGTAGATGATCAAATGGCGTATATAGGTTCTGAAAATTTATACTATAATAATCATTCCGAATTTGGAGTCATCATTAATTCTAGATTGCTTATGATGAAATTAAAAAGAGAGTATTGGACTCCAACATATGGAAAATCTTATTCCAATTATCAAAGTGATTCTAATTAG